A region of the Desulfomonilaceae bacterium genome:
TACTGGGAAGCCCAAAATGCCATAAATGACCGGTAGGTAATAACCTGTGTTGGGAAAGCTAATTTCTTGTTTTTCACCATACTTCTGAACGGCCTGTTCAAAGCGCTTACGCGTTTTCTCGTACACTTTGTGAGCGCCGGCTATGACATTCGCTGCGATTATCTTGGACACTGTATATATCCTCCTCTGAAAACGTTTGTGCTAATTATTTTGAGGCAGAGTGGAGCCCCCTGGGTCTCCTCCCTGCAATCAATCTCAACCAAAGTTTCGGATTTAACCGGCTATGTCTCTTCTCATGGCCATATCCATAAGAACACGCTCACGAGCCTTATCTATTCCAAGAGCCTTACGTTTCGAGTCGATGTGCGCAATGCATCTCTTGGCCATTTCATAAGGATCCTTGTCTACCATGTCCCATTTCCCGCCGTATGTCTTCTCAATATCCTTGAAGAGATAATTGGTACATACATCCTCGTTGATTGTTGGGAACCCACCACCTAATAGGACGTAGACTCCCGAAGCCACAAAATATTGACCAATGGATATAGCTTTTTCGCTCATCCATTCAGGCGCAACACCTACGGCCGGGATGTCGCTTATGTCGTCCCCAAGACCGCCATCACGCACTACCGCTGTCGCCGCTATCAGGATTCGTGAATTATCAACGCATGAGCCCATGTGCAAACATGGAGGAATACCAACTGTCTCGCAAACTTCCGCCAAGCCCTGGCCAGCATATTTCGAAGCCGCTTCCGGTGAAAGCAAGCCTGCCTTGCCCAGGGCGATGGCCGAGCATCCAGTCGTCAATACCAGCACATCGTTCTTAATAAGCTCTTTGGCCAATTCAACATGGAGAAAGTCCTGTTTGACCCTTGCGTTTCCGCATCCAACTATTCCGGCGAGTCCTCGAATACGTCCATTGATAATATTGTCATTTAACGGACGATAAGAGGCGCGAAACATTCCTCCCAACAGATAACTAATGGTTTCATGGCTGAAACCTACTACCATGTCTTGTTGTTCCGTGGGAATATGGATTTTGCTTTTGTCACGATTGGGGAAGTTATCGATTGCTTCTTTCACAATAGCCTTAGCGGTTTCAAGACCGTATCGTTCGTCATAAGCATAGTGTTTGTAAGCCCCCTGCATCTTCGCGATCGGGCTAGTTGTCACTATTTGAGTATGGAAGCATTTGGCGAGTTCAGCGACACCCTGCATGATGCACTGCACATCGACGACCATAGTTTCCAGGGCGCCTGTGATAATGGCTAGTTCCTGTTGGAGATAGTTTCCGGCGATTGGTATACCGTGGCGCATCAATATTTCATTTGATGTACAGCAAATTCCGCCGAGACTGATTCCACCTGTGGCGCCTTTGCTCTTGGCGTAGGCTATCATTTCAGGATCTTGAACCGCCTGAACGATGATTTCCGACAACGAAGGCTCATGCCCGTGGACGATAATGTTGACTGTGTCTTCTTTCATGCAGCCAAGGTTGACTTTGCCTAGAACAGGCACTGGAGTGCCGTAAAGAGCGTCAGAGAGATCAGTGGCAATCATTGAGCCGCCCCAACCATCGCCAATAGCGCATTTCGTAGCCAGCCTGATGATATGTTCCATCTCCTGGTTGACACCCATGTGGGTCATGTGCATAACTTCCACAACAGGTCTATCTATCCCTGTCGGGATAACACCCTCATTTCGCCATATTTCCTGTCTCTTGAGGGGAGCGCGCTTGACATTCATGATCTCGCCATGCTGCTTCCCGTATTCAGCAAGGGCCTTCTTTCCGACGTCTATGGCTATATCCTTGAATTCGCGTCCTTCGGTTTCAACATCATAATCCATAGCGAGGGCCAAAACCTTTGCTTTGTCTTTTATTTGATAGTCCGGCAACTTACCTTCTGCCGCCAACAAGAAGGTGTGAGCGACATGGCGTCCGTGGTCACTGTGGGCAGATGCGCCGGCGGCTACCATACGGGCAAAGTTTCTTGCCGCGATAGTCTCTGGAGTGGCTCCACATAAGCCTGTCCGTAGTTTGCGCTCCTCCGGTGTTTCTGTTTTGCCTTTCGGGGGCAATACGCGGCATGGTCCCATGTTACAGATTCTGCAACACGTCCCACCTTTGCCAATTGGACACGCCGTCATCGTTCTAGCACGGTGAAAAGCTGTTTTGTAACCCTGGGTATCCGCATACTTCAAACCCTCGAGAGTCACATCACAGGCCGTATATTCCGACCAGTCCGCCGGAGCTAATTCCTTTTTCTTGGCAGGAGCCGCAAACACCACCTCTGCTTCGGCCTTGGCGGCAGGCGCAGC
Encoded here:
- the cooS gene encoding anaerobic carbon-monoxide dehydrogenase catalytic subunit, which encodes VDLSLSGEPAKEAPKAAAPAKPAAAPKPAPKPVEIPKPVEKPIAVVEAEAPKPQVSAPTVVSVKKETIKQDIAKPPVAEATSEEEEAIMGQLTKDDIQGLKEMVGAFKALKGLTSVMAGLDTLLSGKAPSASAPAAQAVAAPAAKAEAEVVFAAPAKKKELAPADWSEYTACDVTLEGLKYADTQGYKTAFHRARTMTACPIGKGGTCCRICNMGPCRVLPPKGKTETPEERKLRTGLCGATPETIAARNFARMVAAGASAHSDHGRHVAHTFLLAAEGKLPDYQIKDKAKVLALAMDYDVETEGREFKDIAIDVGKKALAEYGKQHGEIMNVKRAPLKRQEIWRNEGVIPTGIDRPVVEVMHMTHMGVNQEMEHIIRLATKCAIGDGWGGSMIATDLSDALYGTPVPVLGKVNLGCMKEDTVNIIVHGHEPSLSEIIVQAVQDPEMIAYAKSKGATGGISLGGICCTSNEILMRHGIPIAGNYLQQELAIITGALETMVVDVQCIMQGVAELAKCFHTQIVTTSPIAKMQGAYKHYAYDERYGLETAKAIVKEAIDNFPNRDKSKIHIPTEQQDMVVGFSHETISYLLGGMFRASYRPLNDNIINGRIRGLAGIVGCGNARVKQDFLHVELAKELIKNDVLVLTTGCSAIALGKAGLLSPEAASKYAGQGLAEVCETVGIPPCLHMGSCVDNSRILIAATAVVRDGGLGDDISDIPAVGVAPEWMSEKAISIGQYFVASGVYVLLGGGFPTINEDVCTNYLFKDIEKTYGGKWDMVDKDPYEMAKRCIAHIDSKRKALGIDKARERVLMDMAMRRDIAG